The region ACCAGGAAATTGCGACCGATAATCATCGGTTCGAGTTCGGGATGGTTGATATTGGCGGGAATGATCGCACGGCCACGGGCGATTTCCTCGCGCACGAACTCGGGTGTAATCACGGACGGAATACTCGCCCCCCAGGAATTGCCGGGATGTTGCTGCGCGCGGTGCGCGTGACCGTTCCCTTTCTTCCCTTCTTCCCGTGCGTGTTCTAACGCCTGGTTCTCGCGGATGGCGATATACTCCATCTCGGGAGTGACGATGCCTTTGCGGGCATAATGCATCTGCGAGACATTCTGCCCGGCGAGTGCGCGGCGCGGTCGGCGAATGTTAGCGAAACGCAGTTCATCCAGAGAGGCATCGGCAGCGCGACGACGGCCGTAATCCGAGGACACGCCTGGCAGTTGCTCGGAATCCCCACGCGCTACGATCCAGGACAGTCGCACGGGAGCAAGTCCGTCACGGATGTCGATGGATGTGCTCGGGTCGGTGTATGGCCCCGAGGTGTCGTAGACCAGCAGCGGTGCCTGCGCTTCTTGACGATTCCCATTTGGCCCGTGGGCCGCAGCAGTCAGACTGATTTCACGGAAAGGGACGTGGACGCCGTCTTGCGTTCCTCCGACATAGACTTTGCGTGAAGCCGGCAGCGGTGCGGTGGTCAGTCCCGCAGGCGCTGTTTTTGCCTTCCCATTACCATTCGCGCCGTTCGCATGATGAGTATTCTGCATGGCGACATGCCTCCTTGAAGTGTGAAAGAAAAACGGCGAGAGAGGAACGAGGAGGGATGCGAGGACACCGAATTCCCTTCGCTGGCATTACCCAGATCAGGTTCCAGGGGTCGACAAGCCCACCTCTGGGACTCATCCTCTCAGCCGAAACGTCAGCTCCCCCACGGCTTATGGCCGGTTAGTCAAGTATGCTACGCGGGGATGGTGGACCTGTCAACGCGCCGCCACCGAGAGGAACAATCGCGCAGGCCGCCGTTCCCGGCAGCGCGAGATCAGTAGCTCCGAGCATTGAGCACATCGGTGTGGTTCCCGTCCGCCGAAGGCTTTGGAGTGCGGGAGCCGCGCTCCCGCTATGGCGGCGTAGCGCTCCGGGCCGTGCCACCGAGATTCTCCCACGCCTGGCAGTGAAAGCGCCGTCACGACGGCGCACTCCAAAGCGCCTGCGGCGCATCAACTCATGAGCCGCCACGGACGGCACGAACGAAAAAGTAGTTACTCTTACCGTCGTAGAAGACGTGCCCGTTGAGGAAGGTCACGTTCCACGCGTAGGACGGGGCGTTGGCGTTGGATGTAGACGACCAGTAGTAGGTCGTCACACTGGGGCCAAACACTGGGTCAATCGTCGGATTCGGGTAGGGACGGCTGTAATCCACGATGCTCTGTAATTCCTTGATGTTCGGAATCCGCCAGTCGCTATGCCCGGCATAGCCCGGCCCCCCTTCCGCGTTCACATCCCCTAGCCAGTCCCAGATGGTCTCCTGTGACCCATTCCCGGACCAGACGTAATAGTTATCCGCATCGTGAAGGTTGGCGAAGTTTGTGGTCGAGTCCAGACTCGTCTTCTGCTCCCACATCAGCCCGGTGTTGTTGTCGGTGATGGTCCCATCACCGTTGTCAGTGTAGCTCAGCGTCGCACCGGCTTGCACCGTGCCGTCATCTGGCACTGCAACTGCCCCGACGATGCCGTCGTTCTTGTCGGCGGTGTACGCCGTCGTCTGCCCGGAGGCCGGGAACTGCGTCCCCGCGCACGGCGGTGGCGGGGTGCCGGCAATGGTCGCGGCAATGTCGTCCACACAGGTATCCACGAGGTCCTCTACGACGGCCACATCCCCCGTCACCGGACAGGCCCCTCCAGCTTTGGCTGCCGCTGCTTCGGCTTTGGTAAACGCTTTGGTGAACGCTTCCTCACATTTGACTGGATTCGATGGCTTCCCCAGAATGGCCTTGGTTTCTTCCACGGCTAAACAATCGGCTTTGTTGCCCGCCGCTTGGAGCTTGGCCGCTTCGCATTTCGTCGGCGGGTCTGGAGGAGCCGCCTGCGCGAGGCTGCTCGTCACCACCAGACTGCACGCGCTCACCGCTAGGCTACGCAGCGCAAGCCGGATGAGATGAGATGAGATGAGATGAGATGAGAGAGCATAGACACAATCCTCCTTATGAACAAGATTGACAGAGAATATCATCACCGTTTACGAGAGCAAGGGGCCGGACGCTCCCGCAGGGCTGGACATGCCGGGGCACTCGGCGAGTGAACAGTGTTCCGCCTCCGTCCTCCCCTCTCCCTGCCAGGGAGAGGGCACGGGTGAGGGACATCAAAAAGAACTTTTCCATTCCCCTCATCCTGACCTTCTCCCCGCAGGGGCGAAGGAACTAGGAGGTACGACACACAACGCAGTGGCATCATTCCGGCGCACGTCGGTCGCCAAAGTTTGTTGTTCGCCACCACCAATACAACGGCACCCCCAGGGCACATAACCCGACGCCAGCGAGACATTCTGCGGGCTGCACCCAGAACGCATTCAACACAATTCCCAGCGACCCAAGAATGTACAGGGACGGCAGCCACGGATACCCCCACGTTCGGTAGGGCCGCTGCAGTCCCGGTCGCCTCCGTAACACAAAAATGGCACTGACAGTCAACACGGAAATGCCCACCAGCACGACGGTGGTGTAGGTCAACAACTGCTCGAACGTTCCAGAAAGAATAAGCACGGATGCCCACACGGCTTGGAGCACCAGCGCATTGCCGGGGGTAGAAAAGCGCGGATGAAGTTGCGCGGCGCG is a window of Deltaproteobacteria bacterium DNA encoding:
- a CDS encoding DUF1566 domain-containing protein — protein: MSACSLVVTSSLAQAAPPDPPTKCEAAKLQAAGNKADCLAVEETKAILGKPSNPVKCEEAFTKAFTKAEAAAAKAGGACPVTGDVAVVEDLVDTCVDDIAATIAGTPPPPCAGTQFPASGQTTAYTADKNDGIVGAVAVPDDGTVQAGATLSYTDNGDGTITDNNTGLMWEQKTSLDSTTNFANLHDADNYYVWSGNGSQETIWDWLGDVNAEGGPGYAGHSDWRIPNIKELQSIVDYSRPYPNPTIDPVFGPSVTTYYWSSTSNANAPSYAWNVTFLNGHVFYDGKSNYFFVRAVRGGS